The stretch of DNA GCTTTTGTAATGGAAGATAATTTCCAGAATCAGTTTTAGTTTTCCTTTCATTTGTGGAAagtagtaggtatttcctttgcaTACATCCTGTGTACAAGCTTTTGCCTATTTCATgggaataaaatcttttattacttatcaagaaaaaaaacgCATTACCACCAATGAGATTTGGCTCAAATGGTGCTTCCTCCTCGCTGAAGAACAGGGTGGAAGGTGAATTCGTGGATTCAAGATCAATCGGATGCGTGTACCACTTgccaatgaaaaaaatagatttagaaaAGTTTTGACTGCAACACCAAACATCTGCATCATtgtttaatgaaatattatttgcaGGATCAAAGTGGCCTTCTTTGTACTATATTTTAGGGAAATGAACTTCAAAGATACTAGTACAAAAGGATTTTTGTgggtttctatttattttcttagtacTGTTTCTTGTGGATCAAATTTTGCATCTGATTTTATTATAGGTTCCGCTCTTCAACATCCTGAAGAAGTTTGATGGTGAAACAGTCACTGAGGTTGTCCGTCCTCGAATAGCAAGGATGAGATATCATGTCACCAGATTACCCCAGTATGTAATTCTCCACATGCGTCGATTTACAAAGAACAACTTTTTTGTGGAAAAGAACCCTACATTAGGTAAGATTtcattaatatatcataatgtGGAATTTGCCAGCTCATTTGCCTTGTGCTAATGATGTTTTTGCTTATCACAGTCAACTTTCCTGTGAAGAATCTGGAGTTGAAGGATTACATTCCCTTGCCAACACCTAAAGAGAATGAGAAACTACGTTCAAAGTATGATTTGATTGCCAATATTGTTCATGATGGTAAACCCGATGAAGGGTTCTACAGGGTATTTGTGCAGCGGAAGTCAGAAGAACTATGGTAACTCcgaatttcttatattttcatacatttttgtCTGAAAATGTAACAAATATTGTAACCGACACTGATGACGATCAATATTTTCAGGTATGAGATGCAGGATCTGCATGTTTCAGAAACACTTCCTCAAATGGTTGCACTCTCTGAGACGTATATGCAGATTTATGAGCAGCAGCAGTAATGTAGTGATTATTGGTTGTTTATGATGTTTAAGCAAACGCAGTGTAATTTGTTTCCAATGGATGATGAAATGTGATGATAGAAAGAGCTTAACCTTTCGGAGATCAGGGTGATATGTGGATATATGGAGGAAGCTGCCGGACACAAGAAAAAGCCGATTAGTTCTATGAAAATTGAGGCCATCATCTTTTTGTCTCCTGAGATTAGCTGAAGCACCAATCCATTTGGTAGTTTTGGCTGTAAAACCGTCCTTACTTTGTCGTGAAAGAATTCTATAGGTAAAATCTTTTATAGTATCAGAATTTTTGACAGTCTGTATTGATGATTACGGTATTGTCTGGCTATgatttttgttcaaattattatttttgaaattgaaaaaacaattcatttttttatgtttttcttttatttttttaactattttaaaaatattaatttttgtcatatttgttggttttttatttttatttttaattgtattaacaatattttatgtcaaaattatttttattgatgtggtagattgcaatttctttttaacaattttaGGGAGtcgataataaaataagatgagataattttaaaatattttcagatatctTAAAATAGATACTCTCAGATATCTTAAAATGGATAGTGATTATTCATATGAGATGATGTCCCATTGGGTGTCAagatatttattactatttattattttattattattttttatctactatttattatttttttattattttttcactaatattaatagaatatacCACTATTTAATCtcagatgaaagttaaataaaatattgttagaatattattttttaatattattattattttagaatttgaaaatgtttaattatttattatattttgtgtgaaaatttaaaaaaattataataataaaataaaataaaattatttctgtatCAAAACGGAAGGGGCTAATTGATAATTTGAgtaggttttatttattttttgcatgaaaatatGAGTGCCCTTGTGTCCTCTAGATAGCGCCACCAACGTTGAATCAAAGTCTTGCGTTCAACATCAAGGAGTCGAGCTGATCTCTCACGTTGAGAATATTGGTCATTTTAAAATGCGTTATCAACACCAATGATACCATTTCCAATAGAGTTATGTTCACGACTGATCAGTAGCAtacgcattttttttttttaaatgttctcTCTCATCAATTCTCTTATcaactctcaactctctctcatctaCGACTCTCTCACTCATCAAGCTCTCTCAATCATCacatctctctcactcttcgggtctctctctctcattaggtCTCTCTCATAGTCTGGTAGTAATTCAAATTTGGGGGGCTTGAGATGAGTGGTTTGGCTTATGCCACGTAAGGTGTGATTTGGCCCATGCCAAACCATGGCTGATGATGGGCCAAACCATGGCTGatgtaaagtatttttctttccgATATCATTGGTCATATTAATGTGCAAAATCCATCTTATCGACTTTGAGGAATAATTATCAATCAATGCAGTTAGTGGAGGCATCTTTTAACTATATTTACAACATTTTATAAGTTGGGAATATGGTAGTTTGGAAGATTAGAGTTTCATACATTTTGTCCACAAGGAATCAAGACATTCTCTAAGGTCGTAATTCATTAAgaatatcattactcattttaaaataataaataattcttagTTTATCTCATAGTAGAGTATCTGATACGTAATACtcttatcttatcataaaaTGTTATGTCAATGAAAATTAATACATGTATAAGCTATTTTATTACATAACTTATAGAAATACCACGTCATCCGTACATCGAGAGcacttaataatttttcaagAGATCTATCCTCTAATTTAGATTTCAGACCATGATCAAGTGATAGTCAGAAAATAGTAACTATCTAATTTTTTGCCGTAAACATGATCACATTCTATCcgtttataaaattgaattgcATACAAGCAATGTGTATTCTCTAGAAACTCACTCCTACCTATAACCATGCCATTGTCCTAAAAGGAAAACTGTATAAAGcagcaagaaaaagaaaggaacttTGGAGTTAGTCAGATTGGAGTGTTTGACACGGAGACCTAAGCAATGGGCGGAATGAAGAGCCATTGAAAGTCAAATCCTGTAATTGCTTTCACAGGAGAATGTTGGTAACAAGTTACAACTGTCAACCAATTCCAATTTCCATGAGCAGATTCAAACATGGAAAAAGCTACGCCCACCGCTTTTCCTTCCCGCTTGACCATCCCGCTTGATGTGGCATCCCACGTGGCATGActtaattgattaaaaaattaaattttttcaagcaAAAAATTACatctcttcgtcttcttcaagcTAGGCATTTTCTCTCGAGAACAGAGCTTCTTCAAGCAAAAAATTAGATTTGCTCCGTCTTCTAGCTACGCCatttccttcatcttcttcaagctCAAGCTATGCCCTTTCTCCCAAAAATAGAGCCCTCGTAAAATCCGTCACCTCCATCTTCTTCAAGCAAAAACCTAGTAAATACAGCCCTTGTAAAATTCTCTGCTAAACTATAATCCAGAAGCCATTAAATTCCAACTTATAATAAATACAGCTGAGACACAGTACAAATTATAACCTAGAAGTCATGAATTTCCAACTCCTTTCAAAATCTCCACAGAGATTAGCTAAccacacaaaaattaaaaaaaaaacacaaacacaagcaTCCATTTCAAGATCTTGCTCCAGATGATAACCGTAccataacttgtataaaaacaGGTTTAAATTCTTTGCGGCCAGTATTCCTTGCGGCCTGTAGATGCAATGTGggtttaaattctttttaatgtCACCACCCTTTAAATTCTTCTGGGTTTAATACTATATATggtaacttgtataaaaatggCCTGGtttttttatagatctaatGGATCAAATTCGATTCGAGCAGGCTTTCGAACAGAGGGAAATGAGGGGCAGCCTTTGAGGGGTTGGGAGTTTTCGGATCTGAAGGGGGAACGAAACCAGAGAaatgccttttcttttctttaccttttttttcaattaaaaaaagtcACTGTATCATGCCATGTCAAGCGGTAGCTATGAGCGGGAGCAATCGTTGGTGGCTGTAGAACTACCCTTCAAACATAGGGGAGGGCTTAAAACATGCACTGATTATAGACCTGTAGGAAAGAGACTCCTTTGTCGTTAGTTATTAAcgtgaataattctatttattatttttatataccatacgttatatattttttaattttttttaaaataatattatatataatcatgaaatatataaatatattataattattttgaaaaagaatgagatttattattaaaaaattaatttcttttcgtgtgaatctaatatttatttatttttttcaaaacgactgtacgatatttacacacttacgattataaatattattttatatatatatatataataaatatgtgatgtataaattataaataatgaataaaacaacttaataatttaagaagaataaaataaaataaaaaataattttaaaatatataaaatatataatgcgGAATGATGAATTGGAGGAAGTCTATTAATATAAGAGTACGTCTTCCTGCAGAACGGCCCAAATGCAATGTCCCCGCGGCGCacgttctttttttcttttctattttttcaatgtttctatttttttttcttaaataaaataataaaattaacccACTATTTCGTACTGATCTTCGtgcaaatctttttttatttttttcgtaaGCATCTTTCTTTCTGTCTGTGAGATAGGAAAACGGAAAGGAGGTGCAAAATGCTAAACATAGTTACTTTTCACAACACTTACGTGAcattattttagaaatatttttgtaaaacttcttataaaaataacataattttataaaaatatttttattttacataataatattaggtATAAGTTTAAAATAGACAAGTTATAtgcaaatcttttataaaataaaaaaaaaatagatttcactaataaaaaataatttttttatattttttcgagatgagattcacttttttataaaaatttaaaagtgatttatctatttaaaatttatacaaattatttatttattttataatatatattataaaatatattgcatagatattattaatatttaaagatatttttgttgGGAGACTTGTGTCCGTAAGCTCTcccaattttccttttaaaataatttttaaaactttttatttctttaaaaaatacccTTAGGGATCTCCAAATATAGTTTTGACATCAAAGTTCAAACCATACATGGTAAGGAGTCAGGACCACGTCAGGTGCACCTCTCTGCTTAAAGCAAACGTGGCTGGCATGTTTGGACATTACGAGAGTTTTTAAAATTGTCaaaatttctattaattttatttttaaaaatgatttaaatataaaatattttttaatttttaatttttaatatttttatttaattattatttaatcattattcaaacataaaaatcaatgtaactttcataaatttcaaaacaaaacataacataaaaatcaatataatttttataaatttaaaaaaataataatattgaaggttcaaacaattttttaactttataatatttttattcaatttttctaaaatcatttttcaaaattcaataacatATCTtcattcaaactattttactattattcaaaaaattatgaaatactCCAAAatgtccaaacatgccctaagaTTGATACTAGAAAAGAAAGTTTTAGTTGCtacatcattattttatttttatctcatcacgattaaatttctttctttcttcaaaatatgacatctaaaagtaacaaaaaagtATTgcatttataaagataaaatgaaaataaggcATTAACATTCtcattttatatctatatatatgtaggttCATGAGGATTTGGTGAGACAtcctttcatattttttttttttttttttaaagaaaataacactGCAACGACAAAATCTGAACAAATTTTGAACAAGTCActctattataaattaattaacggAAAGGTATGATGAGACTTTGCAAGACtgcatataaattattagagaattgatataattataaagaatatcatataaaaataaatctatacgACACATTGcatcaattttataataaaaataattttaaaatttaacttatcaaatacgttaatttataaatttatatttaataaaatttattttcttcgtacttaaaacatttttgaaattataaaactagTCCAGAAAAATTTACGGAGAGTCAGCTGCGGAATATGAAACAGTATCATGAACAGTACTGTTTCTGGAGCGTCACGTGTGAAAATCACGTAACCCACAGCCCCGTAAGACTTTTGAGTTCCGAAATCAAAATAAACgccgttctctctctcttttctgaGCCAAAGAGACGTGGTAGAGGCGAACCTCTCTTCCTGGTGAGTGCTGCCtctcacatatatatactttcttCCTTGTCTAAACTTGTGGTTCTGAAACCTCTCTTCCTACTCTCTTGGCCAATAAGATCAGTACCTTCCGTAAAGCTAGCTAGATTATCAGAGCGAAAATGGAGGGCGCCGAGGAGATGAAGAACTTCACCAAGGCATGGCTTTCAGTCTTCGTATCTCTGTGCTACTGCTATGCCATAGGTAAGTTTGTTCCCAGAGGATTTCCAAGACTCTTTGGTTTGCTCCCCATCGTTTGCCTCTTTCTTGTCCTTCCTCTTAACATCTCCTCCATTCACCTGGGAGGCATCACTGCTTTCTTTGTTGCTTGGCTTGCCAACTTTAAGCTTTTGCTCTTTGCTTTTGGTAAAGGACCTTTATCCTCCAACACTTCAATCCCTCTTGGGCGCTTCGTTGCTATTGCTTGTTTGCCCATTAAGGTCCGGCAAAACCCTGCTCCTAAATCACAATCAAATGGCCAAAAAGGTACTCATAGTCCGGATCGGAAATCACATTCCAAtggcaaaacaaaagaaaacccagTTCCTGGAAAGCCTAAAATGGGACAGAAATCGCCTCTGAACTACGCAACAAAGGGTCTGTTATTGGCAATGTTGGTTCGAGTCTATGACTACAGTGAGCATATTCATCCAACCGTCTTACTCATTCTATATTGCTTTCACATATATTTCTGCCTCGAAATCATCCTGGCCATGTTCGCAGCACTGGCTCGAACCCTCCTGGGTCTCGAGCTCGAGCCACAGTTCGACGAGCCGTACCTGTCCACCTCGTTGCAGGACTTCTGGGGCAGGCGATGGAACATCATGGTCACCGGCATCCTACGACCGACTGTATACGAACCCGTCCTCCACGTCGCTACTCGCGTGATGGGAAACCGCAGGTGGGCATCACTACCGGCCGTACTCGGTACCTTTGTCGTATCGGCGCTCATGCACGAGCTGATTTTCTACTACCTGGGGCGTGTGTGGCCCACCTGGGAGATCACGGggttcttcctcctccacgGGGTGTGTCTGATGGTCGAGATCGCTTTGAAGAAGGCTATCGCCGGAAGATTCAGGTTGCCGACGATGGTAGCACGGTCCCTGACCATCGGATTCGTGATGGTAACCGGATTCTGGCTGTTCTTCCCCCAGCTCCTCCGGTGTAAGGCTGATGTTAGGGCGTTT from Juglans regia cultivar Chandler chromosome 4, Walnut 2.0, whole genome shotgun sequence encodes:
- the LOC108996250 gene encoding acyl-CoA--sterol O-acyltransferase 1-like isoform X2 — protein: MEGAEEMKNFTKAWLSVFVSLCYCYAIGPLSSNTSIPLGRFVAIACLPIKVRQNPAPKSQSNGQKGTHSPDRKSHSNGKTKENPVPGKPKMGQKSPLNYATKGLLLAMLVRVYDYSEHIHPTVLLILYCFHIYFCLEIILAMFAALARTLLGLELEPQFDEPYLSTSLQDFWGRRWNIMVTGILRPTVYEPVLHVATRVMGNRRWASLPAVLGTFVVSALMHELIFYYLGRVWPTWEITGFFLLHGVCLMVEIALKKAIAGRFRLPTMVARSLTIGFVMVTGFWLFFPQLLRCKADVRAFEEYAAAGAFFKNAFHGLTWTALNTTATL
- the LOC108996250 gene encoding acyl-CoA--sterol O-acyltransferase 1-like isoform X1; this encodes MEGAEEMKNFTKAWLSVFVSLCYCYAIGKFVPRGFPRLFGLLPIVCLFLVLPLNISSIHLGGITAFFVAWLANFKLLLFAFGKGPLSSNTSIPLGRFVAIACLPIKVRQNPAPKSQSNGQKGTHSPDRKSHSNGKTKENPVPGKPKMGQKSPLNYATKGLLLAMLVRVYDYSEHIHPTVLLILYCFHIYFCLEIILAMFAALARTLLGLELEPQFDEPYLSTSLQDFWGRRWNIMVTGILRPTVYEPVLHVATRVMGNRRWASLPAVLGTFVVSALMHELIFYYLGRVWPTWEITGFFLLHGVCLMVEIALKKAIAGRFRLPTMVARSLTIGFVMVTGFWLFFPQLLRCKADVRAFEEYAAAGAFFKNAFHGLTWTALNTTATL